The DNA region CGGGGCCGTGTCAACTGCTTAAGAATAAAGCTGGCGGTAGGGGGGCTGGCAGACTCGGGGGGAGGGGGAGGCGCCAGAGTAGCTCACTGAGCAGGATGAGTATAAGAGCGGCGAGGATTAGCGCGGCGAGGGCCTTTAACATCCCCACGCCTGTAAGCGCTGAGAGGACGTAAAGCGCAAAGAGAAACCCAACTAACAGCGCAAGCGGCGCCGCAACCAACGCCACGATGGGAATAAGCACAGCCACAAATACCAGCAGAAGCCCCGCCAGCACAACTCCGATGATAAAGGCTACAGGGGCTAGAAGCACGCCGAGGAAAACCCCAATAGGGTTCGCCAAGCGCCCGGCTAGTAGGCTAAGCACGACCCACAGTAAAAACATAAAGAGAACCACCCACAGCAAGAGGTCTAGCACGTATATACAAGGACGTATTTATATTAACCCCTGCCTCAGAGCCCGCCGCCGTGTCCTAAGCAACGCGGCGGGGGAAGACGGGCGTGCACTCCACCACCCCCCTCCTAAGCTTTGAGACAAACTCCTTGTACTTATACATCACTTGGAAGATCCACGTATTTACGCCGTTGATGGGGACGGGCTCCGTCTCCACTATCTCTCTAACCTCCTCTTCGCTGAGCTTTCGGTAGTAGTGGCAGGGATCTTTCAGGAGGAGCACCCGCCTGTACTCCACCTCGTGCACGTGGGTTATGGGCGTGCCGGGGGCCCCCTCTACCCTTTTGATGAGGGGGATAAGGTCGGCTAAGTCGATGTTGTTTCTGCGGCCTCGTCTCTTCCACTCCTCCACAACCGCATAGAAGTAGATCACCAAGTCGGCGAGGTACGGCCTGCCGCTGTTGTAGTATGTGAGCACAATTGGGTGGCTGAGCCAGCCCCGCTTCCCGTCTTGGACGACTCCGGCCTTGCGCAGTATCGCCATGATGACCTGCCTCGCCTCGACCCTCTGCTTCCCCAGCCTAAGATCGTCGAGAAACGCCGCGGATCTCCTGTGGTCGACGTAGGGCCTAAAAATCTGCACGGCCTTTTTCCTCCTACCACGATTTAACGTTATGTCTAAAAACCAACGACGGCGATAGCAGCCCCCATATACAAGAACATTTATAAAGTAAGAATTAAACATAGCCTATGTGTGCGCCTCCAAAGAAGGTTGAGGAAAAGAAAAAGGAGGGGGAGAAAAAGCAATAACCCCCCTTCTAATTCAGCTCTTTTTCCAAAAAGCTACTTTTAAGTTGCTAAGTTTGCGAAAGTGGTGACTCGCCCCTCTATGGGCTTGTGAGCGCCCGGGCGATTGGCCCCATCTTAACCTCCGTCTCACGGCACTCCCCTTTTGGATCGGAGTCCATCACAATCCCGGCGCCGCCCCAGAGATAGACTGTGTCCCCCTCGCCGTACAGCGACCGGATGACCACTGCGAAGTCGCCGCCACCTGGCCAAACAGCCCCGAAAGATCCGGCGAATGGGCCGCGCGGCTCCCTCTCAAGGGCGTTTATGTATTCTATTGCCCTTGGCTTCGGCACGCCTGTCACCGTCGTTGTTGGGTTCAACGCGGCGGCGGCTCTCAGCGGCGTTACGCCCCTCGCCAGCCGGCACCCCACATACGAGACTAGGTGCTGGACGTAGCTGAACTTCTCGACGACAGCCACGCGGCTGGCCGAAACAGTGCCCCACGCGCATACTCGGCCCAGGTCATTTCTGACGCTGTCCACTAGCATTATGTGCTCAGCCCTGTCCTTCACGCTGTTTACCAGCTCTGCCTCCAGCGCCAAGTCCTCCTCAGAAGTAGCCCCCCTAGGCCTAGTGCCACCTATAGGAGAACTCCATGCCCGTCCCTCCTCGACTGAGACCAAGGTCTCGGGCGAGATGCCGGCCACCCACAAATCGCCAGCCTCCAAGAAGAAGTAGTACTTCCCATCCATGACGGCGGCAAGCCTCTTCAAAACCGCGTCGGGGGTTGCCCACCCTTTAAATTTCTTGAAGCGGGAGAGCACCAGCTGGAACAGCTCCCCCCGAGCCAGCGCCCTCTTGGCCTCCTCCACAGCCTCCTCGTACTCCCCGCACGGCACCTCCTCCTCCAACCTCAGCGAGATCCCCCCTCCCCTCAAGCTCGGGGCCGAGGGCGGGCCCACCACGAAGAGGGCCTCGGGCCAAGGCTCCCTGCGCCTCGCCTCTGCTGAATCGAACGGCGACACGGCGTGGAAGGGCAGTAGCCCCACCGCGTACGGGCCCCGCCTCTCCACCTGGGCGAGGGACGTAACGACGTCCCCCTCTATGTACAGCTCAACGCGGGGGCTTCTAAAATAGGCCCTCCCCCTCATGAAGCGCCCCACGGAGCCTCTCTCCCAGTGCCCGCGCCGCCTTGTCCACCCCCACTGCGCCGTTGAGGAAAGCCTCGATGACGGGGTATGCCATCTCGACGTAGTCCATCCAGCCGGGCCCCCTCACGGCGACCGCCGACTCCACAAGCCGCTTGTTGTGCTCATAGGGCCGCCACTGGGCGTCTAAATATGGCGGGGGGTACGCGTAGAAATCTGGAAGCTGTACCTCGACGCCTATGGCTGTGAGCCCCCAAAACCCGGCCACGGCCCTCCCCAGAGCTGGGTTTGGCCTAAGCCTCAGATCCGGCGCCCACCCGAGCCACAGATAAGCCGCGGCGTATTGGCCAGACCTTATGCCTTGGACAAGCTCCGAAGGCGTACTCGGAAGGCCGCACTTGTAGAACTCCTTCGCCAACGCCAGCGCTTTTGCGACGTCGCACGTCTCCAAATACAGGGGGAGGAAGAGGTCTGTGACGAGGGGCTCCCCCGCCTTGGCCAACAAGCCTATCCTCCCACACGGCGCCTCCGACGCTGTTCCCCACCTCCCGTCTGTGTAGAACACCTGCACGTTGCCGAGCACCGGGTACATCTTCCCGCGGAGGGGCTCCAAGGCCCTCGGCACTGGCCTACGGGGATCTGGGGCAACCCCCCCGCGGAACCACACGTCTTCAATATAGTAGAGCCCCGGATTGCCCCTCCTATATGCCCGGTAGAGCGACATGTAGTCCAGTTCCGCGTACACACACCCCAGCAACCTCGCCAGGGGCTTTAAGAATAGGGCGTGGTACCCCTCCCTGCCGTATACCACGCACACCGTGCATGAAGAACACTTTAATATAAAGTTCATTCCGGCGTCATGGACCTCCTTTTGCAGATAATATTTCTCGTCGCGCTAGTCGCCGGGCCAGTACTCTCAAAGCGGATAGAGCACAACATCGAGATCTACTTCCTAGCCTTGGGCGTGGCGGGGGCAACAATCAGCAACCTCTGGAGCTGGCACCTCCTGGAAGAGGCCCTGCTCCACCCAGTTGCCGTCTACCAGCCGGGCATAGGGTACATCCCCGTAGGCATAACCCAGGTGGTTCTCTTCGCAGGCCTCGCCTTCTACTTCCTCCGCCACCGACTAGCCGGGTGGGCCGACAAGCTCGCCCAGCCCATAACCGTCGCCGTGTTGATAGCCGTGATGGGGTTCTCGTCCAGCGTAATATCGGCGATAGTGGCCTCCGCCATTATGGCAGAGCTCCTTGCCTTCGCCAGGGCGCCCCACGCCTACAAGGCAAAGGCCGCTGTATATGCGGCGTACGCCATCGGCGCGGGCGCCGCCCTCCTCCCCATCGGCGAGCCCCTCTCGACGATTGCAGTGGCGAAGCTCAAGGCGCACTTCTTCTACCTAGTAGACGTGTTGATCGACGCCGTGGCCCTGGTGGTGATCTTCTTCGCGGCCTACACCTATCTGCAACTCAAGCGCTACAAGCCGGCGGAGGCGGAGATAATCCCCTACGAGCCGGAGCTGAAAGAGGTGCCCCTTAGAGCCGTCAAGATCTTCATCTTCATCTTCGCCTTGACCATACTCGGCGAGTTCTTTAAACCCTTAGCCAACGCCGCCGCGGCGCTCGGCAAAGAGCTCCTCTACATATTCGGCGCAATCTCGGCAGTGGCTGACAACGCGACGCTTGTAGCCGCCCTCGTCAGCCCAGAAATGGCCGCCGAGGTCCTAAGAGCCTTCCTCATCTCGCTGGTCATTTCGGGAGGCTTCACCGTCCCCGGCAACGTCCCCAACATAGTGTTCGCAAGCGTCTTAAAAATAGGATTCAAGGAGTGGATAAAGCTGGCCCTCCCCATAGGAGTTGCCATATTCGCCGCGATGGGGGCATACGTCCTATTCATCGTGCCTCACCCGCCACTCGCTTAGCAGTTCCCCAGAAGAGCCCTCTCTTAAATCCCAAAGATTCAAGCGTTGCCGTCTTTGAAGTCGCTCACAACGGAGCTAGGTTGCGCAACTCGCGTTTCAAATCCTCCAGCGCCGTCTCGAGCTCCGCGCTTGGCTTAACCCTAGCTTTAAGCCCCTCCACCAGCCTAGCCACTTCTCCTATCAAGAAGAGGATGTTAAGCGCCGCCTCCTCCCTCGTCCTATATCGGCTCAGCGCCATGTCGGGGTCGGGGCCGTGGTACTGGTAATCGTGGATGTTCAAGGCGGTGTTCGTATCGGCCAACACCCCCCTATACCCAACCTGCTCCAGCATTAGGGACAGAGATATCATCCGGCTGGTGGGAACCCTCGGCACAGCCCTCTCCTCCAGCCACCTCCTCTCCTCCTCGCTCTTGGCGATTGCCTTCAGCCTTTCAAGCTCCAGCCTCAAAAGCGCCGCCAACACGGTCCTCCACGCCTGAAACGCCTTGCCAGCCGCGTCCCTCACTAACCCCTCCTTGACGAAGTGCAAAGCGAGGCGCGCCTCTACCACCGCTTCTAGAAGCCTCGCCACTACGTAATCCTCTGAAGAAGGCTTAGGGAGGGGGGTCTCGATGACCTCTACGCCTTTTAACGCCATCACATAGGGCTAAATAGATATTTAAAAACTAAGCGATACGCCTTCGGCGTGCGTTGAGCCCTCTTTCTAGATTAGCATGCCCTTAGCAACATGTTTTTCGAAAGCTTGCCACGTCATTCTCAACTATAGGTGCCGAGGCTGACACGTGTTGGTTGTGGCGTCGTCTATTGTCAAGGCGGTTGTAAAAGCCGCTAGGGCGTAGCGACAAGTGTAGAGGGGTAGAAGAGGCTTGGCGATCGGTCTCAGGGCGTTGCCCGCCGGCTTCCAGCCTCTCTTCTTCAACGCGGCGCGGACAAGGCCGTTCTCGCCGACAACAGCAGGCAGGCCCAGATGGGTTTCCATCCCCGGCGTGGCCGGTCTGCGTCGTGGGTCATGCGGCGCTTGCAGTCTAATAGCCAAAACTTTGAGGAAGTCCTTTAAGATAGTCGCAAACGTGGGGAGCGCCTCTTTGCGCGGCGCGTAATTTCGGTATGGCCTCAGCTGTGCTACCCTCCAAGCGCCCTCCTCACGGCTTCTCTATGGAGGGGGGTCTGCCAGGCGATGTGTCTGCCGATTCCGAGTTCGGGGTCCCTCTCTGGCGGGGGTTCTCCGGCCCAGAACCAGGGATCACGTTCTGGCAGTGCGTCTACGATTAAGTTGAGGTCGGCAAGCCTCTCCATTAGGGGTATGTCCTCCCTCGTGAAGAGGACATCGGGGTCGTCCACAGCTCTCCTAAGCAACTCCCTCTCCTCGTCCCTTAGCGTCTTGACAAACGCCGTTATTTTCCTCTCGTCGGCGATCTCTCTAAGCGCCTTTTCGGCGCTCCATCCGGCCTTGTAGAGCTCGCCCAGTAGCTTGGAGTTGCCGCCTGTGGCGCGCCACACCTCTTCGAAGGGGGGCTTCCCTCCTGGTATCTGGCCGTATAGCTGTATGAAACCATCCCTCGGCATGTTCCAGATTGGCCGGTGGCTCGCCCATCTATGCCTCCCGATTTCCCTCCTGGTTAGGCCTTCGCTCGTGGCGACTACAGCCACTACGACGTCTACGCTTCTCGGCGGGTATTCTATCAGCCCCAGCAACCCCTTGACGTAGGCTACGGCTTTGTGGAGACCTATTGCCTGGAATACGTCGTCGGCAAGGACAGCTATTTTCCTCCTGCCTGTCCTTATCAGCTCCTTGGTGAGGTCTACTGCAACCCAGGCAACCCTCGCCCAAACCTCATCGGTGACCTCTCTCAAAATCTCGGCTATGCGCCTCTTGACGTCACCGACGCCCACCTCCGCGGCGATCTCCCGCTCGAGGGGGTTGAGGTAGATGACGTCGAAACCCAGCTATTTAAGAAGAGCCACGGACTGCCTTAGCCAAGCCGTCTTGCCGCAGCCCTCCGGGCCGTAGACGAGCTGGACGTCGACCACGCCCTCCCGGGCCCACTCCTCTATCCTCTTCAGCGCCAGCTCCCGGTCGGCGAACTGGACCTACAGCCTTGGCGCCAGGCGTAGCTTTATCCTCTCCACACATTTCCCCCTTACCTGGTTTAAAAACTTGTACAACAAGGCGCGGAACGGCTACCCTTCGCCACAAACCCGTTCACGGCGAGCCCCCTCGCTAATAAGCCGTTCTCTCAAAACCCGCGTTAATCTCTCCGCCGCCCTTGCCCTCCGCATCGGCATTTCGGCGCGTTAAAACATTTGACCACACAGAGCACTAGTAGATCCCCCCGGCCAACACGGCGATAATAAGCGGTGATGACACTCCCCCCCCCCCCCCCGGCATCGGCCTCTACACCGGGCCACAGATCCCTATAAACTGTCGGCAACTGTGACGTTGCAACTCCCAAGGCTAAAAGCTTATGAATATAGCAAAGCCTCTTCGGCGAAAATTGGGCGCCTCATTTAGGCTACCACACCTAGCCGCTCCTTCGGGCATTGCGCCTTTCGCCATTTTAACAACTGGCAGTCTAGCAACACTAGGAAAGAGCCCATAATGCAAGTTCAATGCGCCTACTTGCCTCCCAAAGGTTGGTACTTAGTGCTAGTGATTACCCAAGCAACGCCGTAGAAACTCCACTTAGAATCGAAAAAGCGTAGAGCAACACAGCCCACAAAAATAGAGTACCCCAAAAACAAATGACAAGGCACTCTCTCCAAAACAACCTTCTCGTAAAGCCAGCTATTCTGAACTTCGCTATCCCCACACCTCTAGTCTGTATGCTCTTAGGTATTCGCCTGTCTGTGCCCTGTATCCTACATATGCTGGGGTTGCTGTGTAGTGACATCCGTACCTCGCCAGTATGTTTCCGTACGAGTCTCTAATTATCACGTCGCCGAAGCCGCTGAGCGGCCTAAGCTCCACCACAGCCGCCGCCGGCAGAGAGCCGAGCGGCGTGGAGAAGCCGCATAAAGCCGAGAAGGAGGAGCCTGCCTTATACAACCCGAAGATAGGCGAAAGCGACGAGTCAAACACCGCGTACAGTCCCGACCCAGTGAAGTTGGAAATATAGGTAAGGCCCCCGGAGACGAGGGAAGTATAGGCTGTGGCCGTCCCAGTAACAAGCAGGTAGTTGTAAGACTGCCAGGCGTAGTTGCCTTGCAAGCCCCAGCCCGCCGGCAAGCCGCAGGCGCTGTACGTGACCGTCAGATCGTCCCAGAAAACCCAGAAGTCGTCGACGGCTCCGTCGGAATACCCCGTGGCGTCCACAGCGGCGAGGCCGATGTAAAGCACGGCGCCCGGCAACTGGAACGTTATGGTGGTGGTGTTGAAGTTGTTTATTTTATATGCGGCGAATATCGTGCTGTTCGTCACTGCGCAGTTCCCTGCGGTGTCCACTGTACACACCACGAGGGGGTCGCCTGTACTGTTTGTAAAGTACAGAGATACTACGACGCCCGGGCCTACAGCGGTGTCCGGCGTGTAGTACACCACCTCCTTGTCCACAGCCCCGTCGCCGTTTGTGTCGACCCCCAGCGACATGTAGTAGACGTTGTTTCTCCCGTCTTTGCTATCCCGCTGGTAGAGGACCTTCACGGCTGTGCTAGTCCCGTAGGCGGGTATCGGCATGCCGAGCCTATACTTGAGGGGATGTTGCCGGAGGGCTACAGAGTGGAGCTCGTCGCGCCGCCTATATCGCCGAAGGGCCCCTCGTTTGTGGTGAGGAAGTACTTCGTGGTGCCCATAACGCTGGTGGACATGGTGCGTATGGGCACAATATCGTCGGACGCGGTGGCCTACCTCTGGCTTATGCTAGACTACGGGCGGAACATCGTGATAGTAGGCCCCACTGGGGCGGGGAAGACCACCCTCCTCAACGCCCTCCTCTACCTCGTTAGGCCAGACGCCAAGATCCTCACAATTGAGGACACTAGGGAGATAAACATCGTGCACGAGCACTGGCAGGCCTTGCTGACGCGCCCTAGCAGGTCTGAGGGGGTGAGAGACGTCTCGGCCTTCGACCTCCTCGCAGTCGCCATGCGCTCTAGGCCAGACTACGTCGTCGTGGGGGAGATTAGGGGCGAGGAGGCATACGTCTTGTTCCAGGCCTTTGGCTCGGGCCACTCGGGGGCGACGACTATACACGCGGAGACTATCGAAGACGCGGTCAGGAGGCTTTTAACGAGACCTATGAACGTGCCGCCGATGCTCGTCGGCCTTGCCCACGTGTTTGTCAGAATTATGAGAGTCAAGGTGGGGGGCCAGATAGTGCGCAGAGTGGTGGAAATTGCGGAGAATATGGGCATATCGCGGGGCGGCCGGCCTAGGCTCCACTACATATACAGGTGGGACCCCGAGAAAGACGTCTTGGCGCAGGTGGAGGAGAGCCGCCACTTGGAGACGATATCCCGCGCGAGGTTCGTCCCCGTGGAGGCGCTCAGGAAGGAGCTGGAGCGGAGGAAGACGCTTATATCGCTAATGGCGAGTAAGGGCTACTCCACCCCCTACGTAGTTGCCAAGATCTTCACCCGCTACCACCTCGACCCCGAAGGGGCGCTGGAGGCGGTGAGTAGGGGGCAGATATGAAATTGCTCTACGAGCTGTACAGGCAGAGCGGGTTGGCGTTTTCCTACCGGCGCTACGTCACGGCAGTGATCGCCGTGCCCCTCGCCGCGGGGGCCTCAGCTGGTGTAGTGGGCTGGCTTCTCTTCGGCCTAGCGGGTGGGGTAGCCCTGGGGGCTATTGGGGGCCTTCTATCCTTCGCCGCGTTGTTGCTCTACCCAGTGCACCTAGTCTCCGCGCGCAGAAGCCACTTCGAGAACAACCTCGTCTACACCCTAGGCGTCTTGTTGCCCCTGCTAGCCGCCGGGGTACCCCTCGGCAGGGCCGTCACTAGGCTGG from Pyrobaculum arsenaticum DSM 13514 includes:
- a CDS encoding pyrimidine dimer DNA glycosylase/endonuclease V; the protein is MQIFRPYVDHRRSAAFLDDLRLGKQRVEARQVIMAILRKAGVVQDGKRGWLSHPIVLTYYNSGRPYLADLVIYFYAVVEEWKRRGRRNNIDLADLIPLIKRVEGAPGTPITHVHEVEYRRVLLLKDPCHYYRKLSEEEVREIVETEPVPINGVNTWIFQVMYKYKEFVSKLRRGVVECTPVFPRRVA
- a CDS encoding DUF1646 family protein — protein: MDLLLQIIFLVALVAGPVLSKRIEHNIEIYFLALGVAGATISNLWSWHLLEEALLHPVAVYQPGIGYIPVGITQVVLFAGLAFYFLRHRLAGWADKLAQPITVAVLIAVMGFSSSVISAIVASAIMAELLAFARAPHAYKAKAAVYAAYAIGAGAALLPIGEPLSTIAVAKLKAHFFYLVDVLIDAVALVVIFFAAYTYLQLKRYKPAEAEIIPYEPELKEVPLRAVKIFIFIFALTILGEFFKPLANAAAALGKELLYIFGAISAVADNATLVAALVSPEMAAEVLRAFLISLVISGGFTVPGNVPNIVFASVLKIGFKEWIKLALPIGVAIFAAMGAYVLFIVPHPPLA
- a CDS encoding PaREP1 family protein, whose product is MALKGVEVIETPLPKPSSEDYVVARLLEAVVEARLALHFVKEGLVRDAAGKAFQAWRTVLAALLRLELERLKAIAKSEEERRWLEERAVPRVPTSRMISLSLMLEQVGYRGVLADTNTALNIHDYQYHGPDPDMALSRYRTREEAALNILFLIGEVARLVEGLKARVKPSAELETALEDLKRELRNLAPL
- a CDS encoding anthranilate synthase component I family protein; amino-acid sequence: MGRFMRGRAYFRSPRVELYIEGDVVTSLAQVERRGPYAVGLLPFHAVSPFDSAEARRREPWPEALFVVGPPSAPSLRGGGISLRLEEEVPCGEYEEAVEEAKRALARGELFQLVLSRFKKFKGWATPDAVLKRLAAVMDGKYYFFLEAGDLWVAGISPETLVSVEEGRAWSSPIGGTRPRGATSEEDLALEAELVNSVKDRAEHIMLVDSVRNDLGRVCAWGTVSASRVAVVEKFSYVQHLVSYVGCRLARGVTPLRAAAALNPTTTVTGVPKPRAIEYINALEREPRGPFAGSFGAVWPGGGDFAVVIRSLYGEGDTVYLWGGAGIVMDSDPKGECRETEVKMGPIARALTSP
- a CDS encoding type II/IV secretion system ATPase subunit gives rise to the protein MLEGMLPEGYRVELVAPPISPKGPSFVVRKYFVVPITLVDMVRMGTISSDAVAYLWLMLDYGRNIVIVGPTGAGKTTLLNALLYLVRPDAKILTIEDTREINIVHEHWQALLTRPSRSEGVRDVSAFDLLAVAMRSRPDYVVVGEIRGEEAYVLFQAFGSGHSGATTIHAETIEDAVRRLLTRPMNVPPMLVGLAHVFVRIMRVKVGGQIVRRVVEIAENMGISRGGRPRLHYIYRWDPEKDVLAQVEESRHLETISRARFVPVEALRKELERRKTLISLMASKGYSTPYVVAKIFTRYHLDPEGALEAVSRGQI